A region from the Cryptosporangium arvum DSM 44712 genome encodes:
- a CDS encoding cutinase family protein — protein sequence MSALSPHTWRLRALAVVALLAAVVLTGGPAPAIAGNPGCGEVAVVFARGSGQHLAQRESAVFLRALSERLGDAVRATAYELGSAAYGGARYPAVGVGVDSSDAFANLLDAGAFWTGNEGHRYRASVAAGVTELRAYLAQRVRTCPTERLVLGGYSQGAQVVGDTVAGMGRELRDRVAFVGLFGDPKLSLPEGRGIFPVGCRGTSLSPWRRGTASCYTDNGILDARTPYVPADLANRTGSWCDRDDPICNSNLADFLRSTHGRYAGPGRAVDQAAREAAEAVRGLLGDRGRGIDVAVDRAADAPTAPGDPAPSAEPPPTPQPPTASGGGTPAADGDGPTASGAGTPAAGGDRPAASGSVASIAPEAPTETGPPTRATPTPKPPRGATASTLLLDEYWTRPGSAVTFAVAGVPGATYRWDFDGDGAVDRATRRPVVEHRYPEPFTGRVRVGVEAADGAQLLTSAAVHVDRVGLGRRLPSGPSAVTVRAAYGPDGAIVRWTPGATTGRVDAWRVHDATGRLLAHVPGSARQADLPGLPDRSTALTVEAVNEFGGSAPAVAVPRGAGSSRFTAVPTGQRAAGGRPNRAVAAPRAADADPELESGLVATAAALLLATAGTLLTLGVRPRRGGRHRRSRGF from the coding sequence GTGTCTGCGCTCTCCCCTCACACGTGGCGCCTCCGGGCGCTCGCGGTCGTCGCCCTGCTCGCCGCGGTCGTGCTGACCGGCGGCCCCGCGCCGGCGATCGCCGGTAACCCCGGCTGCGGCGAGGTCGCGGTCGTGTTCGCCCGGGGCTCGGGCCAGCACCTCGCGCAGCGGGAGAGCGCGGTGTTCCTTCGTGCGCTCTCCGAGCGCCTCGGTGACGCCGTCCGGGCCACCGCCTACGAGCTGGGCTCCGCGGCCTACGGCGGGGCGCGGTATCCGGCGGTCGGCGTCGGCGTGGACAGTAGCGACGCGTTCGCGAACCTGCTGGACGCCGGCGCGTTCTGGACCGGGAACGAGGGCCACCGCTACCGGGCGAGCGTGGCCGCGGGCGTGACCGAGCTGCGGGCCTACCTGGCCCAGCGGGTGCGGACCTGCCCCACCGAGCGGCTGGTGCTCGGTGGTTACTCGCAGGGTGCCCAGGTCGTCGGCGACACGGTGGCCGGAATGGGCCGCGAGCTGCGCGACCGGGTGGCGTTCGTCGGCCTCTTCGGCGACCCGAAGCTGTCGCTCCCGGAGGGGCGGGGAATCTTCCCGGTGGGCTGCCGCGGCACGTCGCTCTCGCCGTGGCGCCGGGGCACGGCCAGCTGTTACACCGACAACGGCATCCTCGACGCGCGCACACCGTACGTTCCCGCGGACCTGGCGAACCGGACCGGTTCGTGGTGCGACCGGGACGATCCGATCTGCAACAGCAACCTCGCCGACTTCCTGCGCTCGACGCACGGTCGGTACGCCGGGCCGGGGCGGGCGGTGGACCAGGCGGCGCGCGAGGCGGCGGAGGCGGTGCGCGGCCTGCTCGGCGATCGCGGCCGGGGCATCGACGTGGCCGTGGACCGGGCCGCTGACGCGCCGACGGCGCCGGGCGACCCAGCGCCGTCGGCGGAGCCGCCCCCGACGCCCCAACCCCCCACCGCGTCCGGCGGGGGTACGCCGGCGGCCGACGGCGACGGTCCCACCGCGTCCGGTGCGGGTACGCCGGCGGCCGGTGGCGACCGTCCCGCCGCGTCCGGCTCCGTGGCGTCGATAGCGCCGGAGGCGCCGACGGAAACCGGACCGCCGACGCGGGCCACGCCGACGCCGAAGCCGCCCCGCGGCGCAACGGCCTCCACGCTGCTGCTCGACGAGTACTGGACGCGCCCCGGGAGCGCGGTCACGTTCGCGGTCGCGGGCGTGCCGGGCGCCACGTACCGCTGGGACTTCGACGGCGACGGGGCCGTCGACCGCGCCACGCGCCGGCCGGTCGTGGAGCACCGCTATCCGGAGCCGTTCACCGGGCGGGTCCGGGTCGGCGTCGAGGCCGCCGACGGGGCGCAGCTGCTCACGAGCGCGGCGGTGCACGTCGACCGGGTCGGGCTGGGTCGCAGGCTCCCGTCCGGGCCGTCGGCCGTGACCGTCCGCGCCGCCTACGGGCCCGACGGCGCGATCGTGCGGTGGACGCCCGGCGCCACCACCGGCCGCGTCGACGCGTGGCGGGTCCACGACGCCACCGGACGGCTGCTCGCCCACGTCCCGGGCTCGGCGCGGCAGGCCGACCTGCCCGGTCTCCCCGATCGCAGCACCGCGCTGACCGTCGAGGCGGTGAACGAGTTCGGCGGCAGCGCACCGGCGGTGGCCGTACCGCGCGGAGCCGGGTCCTCGCGGTTCACGGCGGTACCAACGGGGCAGCGGGCGGCCGGGGGACGCCCGAACCGGGCGGTAGCGGCTCCGCGGGCAGCCGACGCGGACCCGGAGCTCGAGTCCGGCCTGGTCGCGACAGCCGCGGCGCTGCTGCTGGCCACCGCGGGCACGCTCCTGACGCTCGGCGTGCGGCCCCGTCGGGGCGGCCGACACCGCCGCTCACGCGGTTTCTAA
- a CDS encoding exopolyphosphatase gives MSYRLVTRSDFDGLVCAVLLRQLDLVDEITFVHPKDVQDGTFEVSDRDILTNLPYAPGAHLVFDHHHSETLRNSGDAENHIIDPDAPSAARVVYDHYGASERFPMVSAEIMDAVDRADSAQYDIKEVLDPTGWTLLNFLMDSRTGLGRFRQFRISNYQLMMKLIDACIEHQDVEDILDLPDVAERADLFNAHHKFFVDQLNRVGTMHGDVVVLDLRDEETIYAGNRFLVYALYPQARVSIHVMWGRQKQNTVLAAGKSILDRTSPVDIGSVMLKYGGGGHVAAGTCQVPHEDAERVLAEVIDAISAPRTVSV, from the coding sequence ATGTCGTACCGCCTGGTGACCCGTAGCGACTTCGACGGCCTGGTGTGCGCGGTGCTGCTGCGCCAGCTCGACCTCGTCGACGAGATCACGTTCGTGCACCCGAAAGACGTCCAGGACGGGACGTTCGAGGTCAGTGACCGCGACATCCTCACCAACCTGCCGTACGCACCGGGCGCCCACCTGGTCTTCGACCACCACCACTCGGAGACGCTCCGCAACAGCGGTGACGCCGAGAACCACATCATCGACCCCGACGCGCCGTCGGCGGCGCGGGTCGTCTACGACCACTACGGCGCCAGTGAGCGGTTCCCGATGGTCTCGGCCGAGATCATGGACGCGGTCGACCGCGCCGACTCCGCGCAGTACGACATCAAGGAGGTGCTCGACCCGACCGGCTGGACGCTGCTCAACTTCCTGATGGACAGCCGCACCGGGCTGGGCCGGTTCCGCCAGTTCCGGATCTCGAACTACCAGCTGATGATGAAGCTCATCGACGCCTGCATCGAGCACCAGGACGTCGAGGACATCCTCGACCTGCCCGACGTCGCCGAGCGCGCCGATCTCTTCAACGCCCACCACAAGTTCTTCGTCGATCAGCTCAACCGCGTCGGCACGATGCACGGCGACGTCGTCGTGCTCGACCTGCGCGACGAGGAGACGATCTACGCCGGCAACCGGTTCCTGGTGTACGCCCTCTACCCGCAGGCCCGGGTCTCGATCCACGTCATGTGGGGACGCCAGAAGCAGAACACCGTGCTCGCGGCGGGCAAGTCGATCCTCGACCGCACGTCGCCGGTGGACATCGGTTCGGTGATGCTCAAGTACGGCGGCGGCGGGCACGTCGCCGCCGGTACCTGCCAGGTGCCGCACGAGGACGCCGAGCGGGTGCTCGCCGAGGTGATCGACGCGATCAGCGCGCCGCGCACGGTGTCGGTCTAG